From a single Ciona intestinalis unplaced genomic scaffold, KH HT000120.2, whole genome shotgun sequence genomic region:
- the LOC100184762 gene encoding protein Shroom3 isoform X3, which yields MRDEAIQLVKASQQNLVMEIERGIPPAHPSYPLRHERHGYYITKPSYTYQEAPRRTIENEYDSSRDELVTSQSSLHRFDDDYTTPDVATTQAPYPPSGRNERLEQPSTSDVTQGPPVKLRARKARDRGVPTERPRSWHASKHPDDTTYMHDDRKNMRSPGYPGSPASQPRFHLLSQPQRRSKGWYESGDLKSAIRGDVNGSKDSLISEHSQHSYRSGRLSVSSSRSSGTMSSSRGSLDNLDKPHRADIGSNRATSKRKSPSKPVAGIVTQQKNVFEKLSHHPPYEEGGRVPDAGRSSLARKSPFHDNEPRYSRGEKGDETLTSPPHARSGGEGLEMENLPEFKYCDAKIVKTNHTRDVPDPPARDISSVQAMKNYHARSHVMQDDQHTSTHNLPSSEKTRQERVFGVMSVGNSRNVVTTSVTVSPNSEKHDIERSPTYQHLRDATSYSEIATPDQKVQTTGEYDRSPEHARSGSNELSDQSDPFKGKHKYGVIWKTPQTHRRTKSSDFSSVLQNWSSQNQQPKLSVSKSKDDIVNVDQAEDWNKNVHKEPNVATNDNLPSILRSLQHSSVGQRQYKELEPKTSENYELLWFSESPRPSVEPAVQNKVESGKRDSRNWPTGYKEVDLDNQDDAFGAPDETYCNNIKDMSRKVLRVTSFTRKDLTASPSYQSFEDKRKHFLFPTQKQSHPAVIHSRSRSHGNEIDETSPQITSRCADNKTPNETRPRPKSAGVRAKHAPAHRTTPPCPTYYSRKSESLPRNLLPSYTSDESSSPNMVLSPQNRRISIDVKPELTPINAGKDIEKRKAVFEYISKAKRGGESNQLGASYVSSTSLFTSHSDETDKHRTRDSVDMSENRKPSSSHRSTPQPYMEHIGSVRKKSNFKETRAKFDRIPRTKSTSSLLEEIDEPRKRSRSSVNIHEQHANIHDTDDALNATGAPVITSEHSNSEELHKPTPEDERLPLMEKIKAPPRRHPRHRYSNSSASSATTISTLSSFSSTSSTSIGKMAALGEEHFPPPHEATGTAASVLSSDVCNKSSDPIITSKQPDVKVTVIDTKVLNTEPTVAENEPKVPDNEPKVEPKESENEVIVLETIPKLPKTETELLKDDSKTVPVQKSSKKSSLAIDTGTYRVVRGKKKTKDEKKIRSSLELQINSPVKSPEDDEKVVTKVRSSSSNRIITPSHKLPPPPPPPPKQVDEKTEKLIRRFSERRRSQHFPPPPHLPGKPPTNVIELLDEELKETATTDATVTSQTLPVAHSNGISTPPTIDTYNEVTYLLDTDSDSSATPSDRKTDGYENVHAVGERKDYENVFTIEAPPEDGGKEQAEKSPVKVTPEVSQEPLLPDVTLLPEAPPAINDQHSYLTTKIMNGDKKLAQFLTASNTKSFIKGILPTNEIADEGMRYRRRKAQQSYVQITDSKNNDTLPASSNYYKTSASKAKILNLIKEKIADGEISSEEDQDNVEDINSKKMELVLSIKTKLDELDSMKDLLQVEMRENESLGRQVLKSVQDVCTDREEEKYNSFVHDVDMIINLLLSLSGRMARVENTIQMLHPDTEDQEREQLVEKRRKLSDQHEEAKQLKANIDRRQKTVSEILAGYFNQEQFADYEHYIKMKSALIMEQRELDDKAKLGDEQMHDLMESLPDDLQQKLQSLMNE from the exons ATGAGGGATGAAGCAATACAACTTGTGAAAGCTTCCCAACAAAACCTTGTGATGGAGATTGAAAG GGGTATACCACCTGCTCACCCCTCGTACCCCCTACGTCATGAAAGACACGGTTATTACATCACCAAACCTAGTTATACGTATCAAGAGGCACCCCGACGTACAATCGAAAACGAATACGATTCGTCAAGAGACGagctcgtgacgtcacaatcgtcaCTTCACCGTTTTGATGATGATTACACGACACCTGATGTCGCTACAACCCAAG CTCCTTATCCACCAAGTGGTAGGAACGAGCGACTAGAACAACCCAGCACTTCTGACGTCACACAAGGACCGCCAGTCAAACTACGAGCTCGAAA GGCTAGGGACAGAGGGGTTCCCACTGAACGACCGAGATCGTGGCATGCATCAAAACATCCCGATGATACAACATATATGCATGACGATCGTAAGAACATGAGATCACCCGGCTACCCTGGTAGTCCCGCATCACAACCAAGATTCCACCTTCTATCTCAACCACAACGGAGGTCTAAGGGCTGGTACGAGTCAGGAGATTTGAAATCAGCGATTCGGGGCGATGTGAACGGGTCAAAAGATTCTCTCATATCAGAACACTCGCAACATTCTTATCGCAGCGGTCGGTTGAGCGTCTCAAGCTCCAGAAGTTCCGGCACAATGTCTAGCTCGCGTGGAAGCTTAGATAACTTGGATAAACCGCATCGAGCGGATATCGGCTCCAACCGAGCAACGAGTAAGCGAAAATCTCCGTCAAAACCCGTCGCTGGTATTGTGACACAGCAGAAAAACGTTTTCGAGAAACTTTCGCATCATCCTCCGTATGAAGAAGGCGGTCGAGTTCCGGATGCGGGAAGAAGTAGTCTCGCAAGGAAGTCACCGTTCCACGATAATGAGCCTCGTTATAGCAGGGGTGAAAAAGGTGACGAAACTTTAACATCGCCCCCTCATGCTCGTAGCGGGGGTGAAGGGTTGGAAATGGAGAATTTACCGgagtttaaatattgtgaTGCGAAAATCGTGAAAACCAATCATACTCGTGATGTACCTGACCCTCCTGCCCGTGATATATCAAGCGTGCAAGCCATGAAGAATTATCATGCGAGAAGTCATGTGATGCAG GACGACCAACACACTTCCACCCACAATTTACCATCAAGTGAAAAAACGAGACAAGAGCGAGTGTTTGGTGTTATGTCCGTTGGTAATTCACGTAACGTGGTGACCACAAGCGTTACCGTGTCGCCTAACAGTGAAAAACACGACATAGAACGATCGCCAACGTATCAACATTTAAGAGACGCGACAAGTTATTCGGAAATTGCGACACCGGATCAAAAAGTTCAAACAACAGGGGAGTATGACAGGTCCCCAGAACACGCTCGTAGTGGTTCAAACGAACTATCTGACCAGTCTGACCCTTTCAAGGGAAAGCACAAATATGGGGTGATTTGGAAGACACCCCAAACGCATCGTCGAACTAAATCTTCCGATTTTAGCagtgttttacaaaactgGTCATCGCAAAACCAGCAGCCGAAGTTATCAGTTAGCAAATCTAAGGACGACATTGTAAATGTTGACCAAGCTGAAGACTGGAATAAGAACGTCCACAAAGAACCTAATGTTGCAACAAACGACAATCTCCCTTCTATTCTACGTTCCTTACAACATTCCAGTGTTGGCCAGCGACAATATAAAGAACTTGAACCGAAAACGAGCGAGAATTATGAACTACTATGGTTTTCTGAAAGTCCGAGGCCTTCTGTTGAACCAGCTGTCCAAAATAAAGTGGAATCTGGAAAGAGGGACAGCAG GAACTGGCCCACTGGTTACAAGGAGGTTGATCTTGATAATCAAGACGACGCGTTTGGAGCCCCAGATGAAACgtattgtaataatattaaagaCATGTCGCGCAAG GTGCTACGAGTGACTTCATTCACACGGAAAGACTTGACAGCTTCCCCATCTTACCAGTCATTTGAAGATAAACGAAAGCACTTTCTGTTCCCGACACAAAAACAATCTCACCCAGCTGTAATACATTCCAG ATCCCGTTCCCATGGCAACGAGATTGATGAAACCAGTCCGCAGATCACAAGCAGATGTGCCGACAATAAAACGCCGAATGAAACGAGGCCTCGTCCAAAATCTGCGGGCGTTCGTGCTAA GCATGCCCCCGCACACCGCACCACTCCACCCTGTCCTACTTATTACAGTAGGAAGTCCGAATCTTTGCCACGTAATTTGTTGCCAAG TTACACATCCGATGAATCAAGTTCACCAAATATGGTGCTTTCGCCACAAAATCGGAGAATTTCGATCGACGTTAAACCTGAGTTGACACCGATAAATGCAGGGAAAGACATTGAAAAGCGGAAAGCagtttttgaatatatttccAAAGCTAAACGTGGGGGCGAAAG CAACCAGCTTGGAGCATCTTACGTTTCCTCAACGAGTCTTTTCACATCACATAGCGATGAAACAGATAAACATCGGACCAGGGACAGCGTGGATATGAGTGAGAATAGAAAACCgag TAGCAGCCACCGTTCCACCCCCCAGCCATATATGGAACACATTGGTAGCGTGAGGAAGAAAAGTAACTTCAAGGAAACACGCGCAAAGTTTGACag AATCCCGAGAACAAAATCGACTTCATCTTTATTGGAGGAGATTGATGAACCTCGTAAGAGGAGCCGATCCTCCGTGAACATCCATGAACAACACGCCAACATCCATGACACAGATGATGCGTTGAACGCGACAGGTG CCCCAGTTATAACAAGCGAACACAGCAATAGTGAGGAGCTTCACAAACCAACCCCTGAGGATGAG CGTCTACCTCTGATGGAAAAGATCAAAGCTCCTCCTCGAAGACATCCAAGACATAGATATTCTAACAG CAGTGCATCATCGGCCACCACCATCAGCACTTTATCATCTTTCTCTTCAACATCGTCAACTTCTATCGGGAAGATGGCTGCGTTGGGGGAAGAACATTTCCCACCACCACATGAAGCAACGGG aacCGCTGCTTCTGTACTTTCCTCCGATGTTTGCAACAAATCATCAGATCCAATAATTACTTCCAAGCAGCCCGATGTAAAAGTTACCGTGATCGACACAAAAGTACTAAATACTGAACCAACAGTCGCAGAAAATGAGCCAAAAGTTCCAGATAATGAACCCAAGGTTGAACCCAAGGAGTCGGAAAACGAAGTAATAGTTTTGGAAACAATCCCAAAGCTTCCAAAAACCGAAACTGAACTTTTAAAGGACGATTCAAAAACTGTTCCCGTACAAAAAAGCTCAAAAAAATCTTCCCTGGCAATTGACACCGGCACTTATAGAGTCGTACgaggaaaaaagaaaacaaaagatGAGAAAAAGATTCGCTCTTCTCTCGAACTGCAAATTAATTCTCCCGTAAAGTCCCCCGAAGATGATGAGAAAGTAGTCACAAAAGTCCGGTCTTCTTCATCTAATCGTATCATCACCCCAAGCCACAAGCTCCCCCCACCCCCACCCCCACCTCCTAAACAAGTGGAtgaaaaaactgaaaaacttATTCGAAGATTTTCCGAGCGCAGGAGATCCCAGCACTTTCCCCCTCCCCCTCATTTACCCGGCAAACCTCCAACAAATGTCat AGAATTATTGGATGAAGAATTGAAAGAAACCGCAACAACAGATGcaacagtgacgtcacaaacgctACCTGTTGCCCATAGCAACGGTATTTCTACCCCACCAACCATAGACACCTACAATGAAGTTACATACTTGTTAGACACTGATTCCGACTCCAGTGCGACACCTAGCGATAGGAAAACCGACGGATATGAAAACGTTCACGCCGTCGGGGAACGCAAGGATTATGAGAATGTATTTACAATCGAAGCTCCACCGGAAGATGGCGGTAAAGAGCAGGCTGAGAAGTCTCCGGTTAAG GTAACCCCCGAAGTCTCCCAAGAACCCTTGTTACCCGATGTAACATTATTACCCGAAGCCCCCCCTGCTATTAATGACCAACATTCCTATTTAACAACGAAGATAATGAATGGTGATAAGAAGCTTGCACAG TTCCTAACAGCAAGCAACACAAAATCCTTCATAAAAGGAATTCTTCCAACGAACGAAATCGCTGACGAGGGAATGAGATACCGTAGAAGGAAAGCCCAACAAAGCTATGTTCAAAT AACTGATAGCAAGAATAACGACACGCTGCCCGCATCATCTAATTATTACAAGACCTCAGCTTCAAAAGCAAAGATCTTAAACTTAATCAAAGAAAAGATTGCGGACGGTGAGATCTCATCGGAGGAAGATCAAGACAACGTGGAAGACATCAACTCGAAGAAG ATGGAACTCGTGTTAAGCATCAAGACAAAGCTGGATGAACTTGACAGCATGAAAGATTTACTTCAAGTTGAAATGCGCGAGAATGAAAGCTTGGGAAGACAGGTCCTTAAGAGTGTACAAGATGTTTGCACGGATCGTGAAGAGGAAAAATACAACAGCTTTGTTCATGATGTTGATATGATCATCAATCTGCTTCTCTCACTGTCAGGGAGGATGGCGCGCGTGGAGAACACGATACAGATGTTACATCCGGACACTGAGGACCAAGAACGG GAACAGCTTGTTGAGAAACGACGCAAGTTATCGGATCAACACGAAGAAGCGAAGCAATTGAAAGCAAACATCGATCGTCGGCAGAAAACTGTGTCGGAAATTCTCGCTGGTTATTTTAATCAAGAACAG TTTGCAGATTACGAACATTACATCAAGATGAAGTCGGCACTTATAATGGAGCAAAGGGAACTTGATGATAAAGCGAAGTTAGGCGACGAACAGATGCATGATTTGATGGAGAGTTTGCCTGACGACTTGCAACAGAAACTACAATCGCTTATGAACGAATGA
- the LOC100184762 gene encoding protein Shroom3 isoform X1 — MRDEAIQLVKASQQNLVMEIERGIPPAHPSYPLRHERHGYYITKPSYTYQEAPRRTIENEYDSSRDELVTSQSSLHRFDDDYTTPDVATTQAPYPPSGRNERLEQPSTSDVTQGPPVKLRARKARDRGVPTERPRSWHASKHPDDTTYMHDDRKNMRSPGYPGSPASQPRFHLLSQPQRRSKGWYESGDLKSAIRGDVNGSKDSLISEHSQHSYRSGRLSVSSSRSSGTMSSSRGSLDNLDKPHRADIGSNRATSKRKSPSKPVAGIVTQQKNVFEKLSHHPPYEEGGRVPDAGRSSLARKSPFHDNEPRYSRGEKGDETLTSPPHARSGGEGLEMENLPEFKYCDAKIVKTNHTRDVPDPPARDISSVQAMKNYHARSHVMQDDQHTSTHNLPSSEKTRQERVFGVMSVGNSRNVVTTSVTVSPNSEKHDIERSPTYQHLRDATSYSEIATPDQKVQTTGEYDRSPEHARSGSNELSDQSDPFKGKHKYGVIWKTPQTHRRTKSSDFSSVLQNWSSQNQQPKLSVSKSKDDIVNVDQAEDWNKNVHKEPNVATNDNLPSILRSLQHSSVGQRQYKELEPKTSENYELLWFSESPRPSVEPAVQNKVESGKRDSRNWPTGYKEVDLDNQDDAFGAPDETYCNNIKDMSRKVLRVTSFTRKDLTASPSYQSFEDKRKHFLFPTQKQSHPAVIHSRSRSHGNEIDETSPQITSRCADNKTPNETRPRPKSAGVRAKHAPAHRTTPPCPTYYSRKSESLPRNLLPSYTSDESSSPNMVLSPQNRRISIDVKPELTPINAGKDIEKRKAVFEYISKAKRGGESNQLGASYVSSTSLFTSHSDETDKHRTRDSVDMSENRKPSSSHRSTPQPYMEHIGSVRKKSNFKETRAKFDRIPRTKSTSSLLEEIDEPRKRSRSSVNIHEQHANIHDTDDALNATGAPVITSEHSNSEELHKPTPEDERLPLMEKIKAPPRRHPRHRYSNSSSASSATTISTLSSFSSTSSTSIGKMAALGEEHFPPPHEATGTAASVLSSDVCNKSSDPIITSKQPDVKVTVIDTKVLNTEPTVAENEPKVPDNEPKVEPKESENEVIVLETIPKLPKTETELLKDDSKTVPVQKSSKKSSLAIDTGTYRVVRGKKKTKDEKKIRSSLELQINSPVKSPEDDEKVVTKVRSSSSNRIITPSHKLPPPPPPPPKQVDEKTEKLIRRFSERRRSQHFPPPPHLPGKPPTNVIELLDEELKETATTDATVTSQTLPVAHSNGISTPPTIDTYNEVTYLLDTDSDSSATPSDRKTDGYENVHAVGERKDYENVFTIEAPPEDGGKEQAEKSPVKVTPEVSQEPLLPDVTLLPEAPPAINDQHSYLTTKIMNGDKKLAQFLTASNTKSFIKGILPTNEIADEGMRYRRRKAQQSYVQITDSKNNDTLPASSNYYKTSASKAKILNLIKEKIADGEISSEEDQDNVEDINSKKMELVLSIKTKLDELDSMKDLLQVEMRENESLGRQVLKSVQDVCTDREEEKYNSFVHDVDMIINLLLSLSGRMARVENTIQMLHPDTEDQEREQLVEKRRKLSDQHEEAKQLKANIDRRQKTVSEILAGYFNQEQFADYEHYIKMKSALIMEQRELDDKAKLGDEQMHDLMESLPDDLQQKLQSLMNE; from the exons ATGAGGGATGAAGCAATACAACTTGTGAAAGCTTCCCAACAAAACCTTGTGATGGAGATTGAAAG GGGTATACCACCTGCTCACCCCTCGTACCCCCTACGTCATGAAAGACACGGTTATTACATCACCAAACCTAGTTATACGTATCAAGAGGCACCCCGACGTACAATCGAAAACGAATACGATTCGTCAAGAGACGagctcgtgacgtcacaatcgtcaCTTCACCGTTTTGATGATGATTACACGACACCTGATGTCGCTACAACCCAAG CTCCTTATCCACCAAGTGGTAGGAACGAGCGACTAGAACAACCCAGCACTTCTGACGTCACACAAGGACCGCCAGTCAAACTACGAGCTCGAAA GGCTAGGGACAGAGGGGTTCCCACTGAACGACCGAGATCGTGGCATGCATCAAAACATCCCGATGATACAACATATATGCATGACGATCGTAAGAACATGAGATCACCCGGCTACCCTGGTAGTCCCGCATCACAACCAAGATTCCACCTTCTATCTCAACCACAACGGAGGTCTAAGGGCTGGTACGAGTCAGGAGATTTGAAATCAGCGATTCGGGGCGATGTGAACGGGTCAAAAGATTCTCTCATATCAGAACACTCGCAACATTCTTATCGCAGCGGTCGGTTGAGCGTCTCAAGCTCCAGAAGTTCCGGCACAATGTCTAGCTCGCGTGGAAGCTTAGATAACTTGGATAAACCGCATCGAGCGGATATCGGCTCCAACCGAGCAACGAGTAAGCGAAAATCTCCGTCAAAACCCGTCGCTGGTATTGTGACACAGCAGAAAAACGTTTTCGAGAAACTTTCGCATCATCCTCCGTATGAAGAAGGCGGTCGAGTTCCGGATGCGGGAAGAAGTAGTCTCGCAAGGAAGTCACCGTTCCACGATAATGAGCCTCGTTATAGCAGGGGTGAAAAAGGTGACGAAACTTTAACATCGCCCCCTCATGCTCGTAGCGGGGGTGAAGGGTTGGAAATGGAGAATTTACCGgagtttaaatattgtgaTGCGAAAATCGTGAAAACCAATCATACTCGTGATGTACCTGACCCTCCTGCCCGTGATATATCAAGCGTGCAAGCCATGAAGAATTATCATGCGAGAAGTCATGTGATGCAG GACGACCAACACACTTCCACCCACAATTTACCATCAAGTGAAAAAACGAGACAAGAGCGAGTGTTTGGTGTTATGTCCGTTGGTAATTCACGTAACGTGGTGACCACAAGCGTTACCGTGTCGCCTAACAGTGAAAAACACGACATAGAACGATCGCCAACGTATCAACATTTAAGAGACGCGACAAGTTATTCGGAAATTGCGACACCGGATCAAAAAGTTCAAACAACAGGGGAGTATGACAGGTCCCCAGAACACGCTCGTAGTGGTTCAAACGAACTATCTGACCAGTCTGACCCTTTCAAGGGAAAGCACAAATATGGGGTGATTTGGAAGACACCCCAAACGCATCGTCGAACTAAATCTTCCGATTTTAGCagtgttttacaaaactgGTCATCGCAAAACCAGCAGCCGAAGTTATCAGTTAGCAAATCTAAGGACGACATTGTAAATGTTGACCAAGCTGAAGACTGGAATAAGAACGTCCACAAAGAACCTAATGTTGCAACAAACGACAATCTCCCTTCTATTCTACGTTCCTTACAACATTCCAGTGTTGGCCAGCGACAATATAAAGAACTTGAACCGAAAACGAGCGAGAATTATGAACTACTATGGTTTTCTGAAAGTCCGAGGCCTTCTGTTGAACCAGCTGTCCAAAATAAAGTGGAATCTGGAAAGAGGGACAGCAG GAACTGGCCCACTGGTTACAAGGAGGTTGATCTTGATAATCAAGACGACGCGTTTGGAGCCCCAGATGAAACgtattgtaataatattaaagaCATGTCGCGCAAG GTGCTACGAGTGACTTCATTCACACGGAAAGACTTGACAGCTTCCCCATCTTACCAGTCATTTGAAGATAAACGAAAGCACTTTCTGTTCCCGACACAAAAACAATCTCACCCAGCTGTAATACATTCCAG ATCCCGTTCCCATGGCAACGAGATTGATGAAACCAGTCCGCAGATCACAAGCAGATGTGCCGACAATAAAACGCCGAATGAAACGAGGCCTCGTCCAAAATCTGCGGGCGTTCGTGCTAA GCATGCCCCCGCACACCGCACCACTCCACCCTGTCCTACTTATTACAGTAGGAAGTCCGAATCTTTGCCACGTAATTTGTTGCCAAG TTACACATCCGATGAATCAAGTTCACCAAATATGGTGCTTTCGCCACAAAATCGGAGAATTTCGATCGACGTTAAACCTGAGTTGACACCGATAAATGCAGGGAAAGACATTGAAAAGCGGAAAGCagtttttgaatatatttccAAAGCTAAACGTGGGGGCGAAAG CAACCAGCTTGGAGCATCTTACGTTTCCTCAACGAGTCTTTTCACATCACATAGCGATGAAACAGATAAACATCGGACCAGGGACAGCGTGGATATGAGTGAGAATAGAAAACCgag TAGCAGCCACCGTTCCACCCCCCAGCCATATATGGAACACATTGGTAGCGTGAGGAAGAAAAGTAACTTCAAGGAAACACGCGCAAAGTTTGACag AATCCCGAGAACAAAATCGACTTCATCTTTATTGGAGGAGATTGATGAACCTCGTAAGAGGAGCCGATCCTCCGTGAACATCCATGAACAACACGCCAACATCCATGACACAGATGATGCGTTGAACGCGACAGGTG CCCCAGTTATAACAAGCGAACACAGCAATAGTGAGGAGCTTCACAAACCAACCCCTGAGGATGAG CGTCTACCTCTGATGGAAAAGATCAAAGCTCCTCCTCGAAGACATCCAAGACATAGATATTCTAACAG CAGCAGTGCATCATCGGCCACCACCATCAGCACTTTATCATCTTTCTCTTCAACATCGTCAACTTCTATCGGGAAGATGGCTGCGTTGGGGGAAGAACATTTCCCACCACCACATGAAGCAACGGG aacCGCTGCTTCTGTACTTTCCTCCGATGTTTGCAACAAATCATCAGATCCAATAATTACTTCCAAGCAGCCCGATGTAAAAGTTACCGTGATCGACACAAAAGTACTAAATACTGAACCAACAGTCGCAGAAAATGAGCCAAAAGTTCCAGATAATGAACCCAAGGTTGAACCCAAGGAGTCGGAAAACGAAGTAATAGTTTTGGAAACAATCCCAAAGCTTCCAAAAACCGAAACTGAACTTTTAAAGGACGATTCAAAAACTGTTCCCGTACAAAAAAGCTCAAAAAAATCTTCCCTGGCAATTGACACCGGCACTTATAGAGTCGTACgaggaaaaaagaaaacaaaagatGAGAAAAAGATTCGCTCTTCTCTCGAACTGCAAATTAATTCTCCCGTAAAGTCCCCCGAAGATGATGAGAAAGTAGTCACAAAAGTCCGGTCTTCTTCATCTAATCGTATCATCACCCCAAGCCACAAGCTCCCCCCACCCCCACCCCCACCTCCTAAACAAGTGGAtgaaaaaactgaaaaacttATTCGAAGATTTTCCGAGCGCAGGAGATCCCAGCACTTTCCCCCTCCCCCTCATTTACCCGGCAAACCTCCAACAAATGTCat AGAATTATTGGATGAAGAATTGAAAGAAACCGCAACAACAGATGcaacagtgacgtcacaaacgctACCTGTTGCCCATAGCAACGGTATTTCTACCCCACCAACCATAGACACCTACAATGAAGTTACATACTTGTTAGACACTGATTCCGACTCCAGTGCGACACCTAGCGATAGGAAAACCGACGGATATGAAAACGTTCACGCCGTCGGGGAACGCAAGGATTATGAGAATGTATTTACAATCGAAGCTCCACCGGAAGATGGCGGTAAAGAGCAGGCTGAGAAGTCTCCGGTTAAG GTAACCCCCGAAGTCTCCCAAGAACCCTTGTTACCCGATGTAACATTATTACCCGAAGCCCCCCCTGCTATTAATGACCAACATTCCTATTTAACAACGAAGATAATGAATGGTGATAAGAAGCTTGCACAG TTCCTAACAGCAAGCAACACAAAATCCTTCATAAAAGGAATTCTTCCAACGAACGAAATCGCTGACGAGGGAATGAGATACCGTAGAAGGAAAGCCCAACAAAGCTATGTTCAAAT AACTGATAGCAAGAATAACGACACGCTGCCCGCATCATCTAATTATTACAAGACCTCAGCTTCAAAAGCAAAGATCTTAAACTTAATCAAAGAAAAGATTGCGGACGGTGAGATCTCATCGGAGGAAGATCAAGACAACGTGGAAGACATCAACTCGAAGAAG ATGGAACTCGTGTTAAGCATCAAGACAAAGCTGGATGAACTTGACAGCATGAAAGATTTACTTCAAGTTGAAATGCGCGAGAATGAAAGCTTGGGAAGACAGGTCCTTAAGAGTGTACAAGATGTTTGCACGGATCGTGAAGAGGAAAAATACAACAGCTTTGTTCATGATGTTGATATGATCATCAATCTGCTTCTCTCACTGTCAGGGAGGATGGCGCGCGTGGAGAACACGATACAGATGTTACATCCGGACACTGAGGACCAAGAACGG GAACAGCTTGTTGAGAAACGACGCAAGTTATCGGATCAACACGAAGAAGCGAAGCAATTGAAAGCAAACATCGATCGTCGGCAGAAAACTGTGTCGGAAATTCTCGCTGGTTATTTTAATCAAGAACAG TTTGCAGATTACGAACATTACATCAAGATGAAGTCGGCACTTATAATGGAGCAAAGGGAACTTGATGATAAAGCGAAGTTAGGCGACGAACAGATGCATGATTTGATGGAGAGTTTGCCTGACGACTTGCAACAGAAACTACAATCGCTTATGAACGAATGA